The Primulina eburnea isolate SZY01 chromosome 6, ASM2296580v1, whole genome shotgun sequence genome contains a region encoding:
- the LOC140833372 gene encoding CASP-like protein 1 produces MATTETTEKVAREPEKALPPEMKTSGDAVPTRYFALLEVVLRFLLFASALVAVLVIVTSKQTELVPISPFPPFPLALRDAKFNQSPAYIYFVAALSVTGLYAVISTLLSFYSLLKPGCFTKALSHFVIIDVLLLGIVASATGAAGAVAYIGLKGNSHAGWMKVCNIYDKICRHFGASVALSLFGSIVLVLLVLLSVYALTKKIPK; encoded by the exons ATGGCGACCACGGAGACAACCGAAAAGGTGGCGCGAGAGCCCGAAAAGGCGCTGCCGCCAGAGATGAAAACTTCGGGGGATGCGGTGCCTACCAGGTACTTTGCATTGCTTGAGGTTGTGCTGAGATTCTTGTTGTTTGCTTCGGCACTCGTGGCTGTGTTGGTGATTGTTACAAGCAAGCAAACGGAGCTGGTTCCAATATCGCCATTTCCGCCATTTCCTTTGGCCCTAAGGGATGCGAAATTTAATCAATCCCCAGCATACAT ATACTTTGTAGCAGCACTCTCAGTTACAGGCTTATATGCCGTCATCTCCACTCTATTATCCTTCTACTCCCTTCTCAAGCCTGGCTGCTTCACAAAGGCACTGTCTCATTTTGTCATAATCGACGTG CTGCTGTTAGGAATTGTGGCTTCAGCGACTGGAGCGGCCGGTGCAGTCGCTTACATAGGTTTGAAGGGCAACTCCCATGCTGGCTGGATGAAAGTGTGCAACATATATGATAAGATCTGCAGGCACTTTGGAGCTTCTGTGGCTCTCTCCTTGTTTGGATCCATCGTACTTGTGTTGCTTGTTTTGCTCTCCGTCTACGCCTTGACCAAGAAAATACCGAAATAG